Proteins encoded in a region of the Corynebacterium genitalium ATCC 33030 genome:
- a CDS encoding DUF488 family protein: MSDMKLFTVGYSKKSAEEFFDLLRDNGVKRVVDIRRHNTNQLAGFTKQDDLAWFLDVIVGIDYEHVLELAPSEELMHAYRKEGLPFDEFAEKLRKQFDDRKMPTKATFDCAALLCSEADPSTCHRLVAAEYLAEKWSGVEVIHL; the protein is encoded by the coding sequence ATGTCGGACATGAAGCTGTTCACTGTCGGTTATTCGAAAAAGAGCGCCGAGGAGTTCTTCGACTTGTTGCGCGACAACGGCGTGAAGCGGGTGGTGGACATCCGCCGGCACAACACGAACCAGCTCGCTGGCTTCACCAAACAGGACGACCTCGCGTGGTTCCTCGATGTCATTGTGGGCATCGACTACGAGCACGTCTTGGAGCTCGCCCCGAGTGAGGAGCTCATGCACGCCTACCGCAAGGAGGGTCTGCCTTTCGACGAGTTCGCCGAGAAGCTCCGCAAGCAATTCGACGACCGCAAGATGCCCACCAAGGCGACGTTCGACTGTGCGGCGCTGCTGTGCTCGGAGGCGGACCCGTCCACATGCCACCGACTCGTTGCGGCGGAATACCTGGCGGAGAAATGGTCCGGGGTGGAAGTCATCCACCTATAG